A window from Calliopsis andreniformis isolate RMS-2024a chromosome 7, iyCalAndr_principal, whole genome shotgun sequence encodes these proteins:
- the E(z) gene encoding histone-lysine N-methyltransferase E(z) isoform X1 yields MSKAKVSAEWRKRVKSEYMRLRQMKRYKRADEVKIAWNQNRKVMSELLIVEQKRWADGKAMWLAMQDIPAHVSCMKKAEVTSSDGDIQMCPVKIINAVTPIPTMYTWAPIQQNFMVEDETVLHNIPYMGDEILDQDGTFIEELIKNYDGKVHGDRESGFMDDSIFVDLVNALVQYEKEDKEREQTKKTKEKEDDKEKKDNSMKAEIKTEKSLEDVKSDGNPFPSMHIFNAISSMFPDKGRPEELKEKYIELTERLDPNVLPPECTPNIDGVNAKSVPREQTMHSFHTLFCRRCFKYDCFLHPRGMSPQGLQVCHPGPNLQKRKGPDLKPFSEPCGSECYMHLEGMKEKLAAQAADAKDEESDEKRGGPRKVRKQASVDSGNEASSEDSNDSNKYSQGGSCQDFKQNVNKEAKSEGSMEDQAQPENQAPFTLLGLDKRVKIESELSWTGSEQSLFRALHKAFPGNPCALAQIMLTKTCQQVYQFAQKEASDIPAIENLKDFTPPRKKKKKHRLWSMHCRKIQLKKDSGANHVHNFAPCDHPGRQCDNSCPCIQAQNFCEKFCQCSSECQNRFPGCRCKAQCNTKQCPCYLAVRECDPDLCQTCGADQFHITKISCKNVSVQRGLHKHLLMAPSDVAGWGIFLKESAAKNEFISEYCGEIISQDEADRRGKVYDKYMCSFLFNLNNDFVVDATRKGNKIRFANHSINPNCYAKVMMVNGDHRIGIFAKRAIQPGEELFFDYRYGPTEQLKFVGIEREMEFL; encoded by the exons ATGTCGAAAGCAAAAGTATCTGCAGAATGGAGGAAACGTGTAAAGTCCGAATACATGCGTTTACGTCAAATGAAGCGCTACAAACGGGCAGATGAAGTGAAGATAGCTTGGAATCAAAATCGTAAGGTTATGTCTG AACTTCTAATAGTTGAACAAAAGCGATGGGCAGATGGAAAGGCAATGTGGCTAGCTATGCAAGACATTCCAGCTCATGTCTCCTGCATGAAAAAGGCAGAGGTTACTAGTTCAGATGGAGATATACAAATGTGTCCTGTCAAAATTATTAATGCAGTTACTCCTATACCCACCATGTATACTTGGGCACCTATACAGCAAAACTTTATGGTTGAAGATGAAACAGTATTACATAATATACCATACATGGGAGATGAAATTTTAGACCAAGATGGTACATTTATTGAAGAACTAATAAAgaattacgatggaaag GTTCATGGTGACAGAGAATCCGGTTTCATGGATGATTCTATATTTGTGGATCTAGTAAATGCTTTAGTGCAATATGAAAAGGAAGACAAAGAAAGAGAACAAACAAAGAAAACAAAGGAGAAAGAGGACGATAAAGAGAAAAAGGACAATAGTATGAAAGCAGAGATTAAAACTGAAAAGTCACTGGAAGATGTTAAATCGGATGGAAATCCATTTCCTTCCATGCATATATTCAAT GCAATATCCAGTATGTTCCCTGACAAAGGAAGACCAGAGGAATTGAAGGAAAAGTACATAGAGCTCACGGAAAGATTAGATCCAAATGTTCTGCCACCAGAGTGTACGCCAAATATTGATGGAGTAAATGCTAAAAGCGTACCTCGAGAGCAAACGATGCATTCCTTTCATACCCTTTTTTGCAGAAGATGTTTCAAATATGATTGTTTTCTTCACC CCAGAGGAATGTCGCCACAAG GTCTTCAAGTCTGTCATCCTGgaccaaatttacaaaaacgAAAAGGACCTGATCTGAAACCGTTTTCCGAACCGTGTGGATCAGAATGTTATATGCATTTG GAGGGGATGAAGGAAAAGCTCGCGGCTCAAGCGGCTGATGCGAAAGACGAGGAAAGCGACGAAAAACGCGGAGGCCCTAGAAAAGTACGAAAACAAGCGAGCGTAGATTCCGGGAACGAAGCGAGTAGCGAAGACAGTAACGATAGCAATAAGTATAGCCAAGGGGGTAGTTGTCAAG ATTTTAAACAAAATGTGAACAAAGAGGCCAAGTCCGAAGGATCGATGGAAGATCAAGCACAACCAGAGAATCAAGCACCGTTTACCCTTTTGGGTTTAGACAAACGAGTCAAAATAGAGAGCGAACTTTCATGGACTGGCTCGGAGCAAAGTTTATTCCGTGCTCTTCACAAAGCCTTTCCTGGCAATCCATGTGCCCTGGCACAAATCATGTTGACGAAAACTTGTCAACAAGTGTATCAATTTGCACAAAAGGAAGCTTCAGACATTCCTGCGATCGAAAACTTGAAAGATTTTACTCCGCcacgaaagaaaaagaaaaaacatcGACTTTGGTCGATGCACTGTAgaaaaatacaattgaagaagGATTCTG GTGCTAATCATGTTCACAATTTCGCGCCGTGCGATCACCCAGGTCGACAGTGTGATAATTCGTGTCCATGCATACAAGCTCAGAATTTCTGTGAGAAATTTTGTCAATGTAGCAGCGAATGTCAGAATCGATTTCCAGGATGTAGATGCAAAGCACAGTGTAACACGAAGCAATGCCCTTGTTATCTTGCTGTAAGGGAATGCGACCCAGACCTTTGTCAAACTTGTGGTGCAGATCAATTTCATATTACTAAAATATCTTGTAAGAATGTCAGCGTTCAGCGTGGTCTCC ACAAACATCTTCTGATGGCACCATCAGATGTAGCTGGATGGGGAATATTCCTTAAGGAATCCGCAGCAAAGAATGAATTTATCTCTGAGTACTGTGGTGAAATTATAAGTCAAGATGAAGCTGATAGAAGAGGCAAAGTATACGATAAATATATGTGCAGTTTTCTTTTCAATCTCAACAATG ACTTTGTCGTAGACGCTACACGAAAGGGTAATAAAATAAGATTTGCCAATCACTCGATCAATCCAAATTGTTATGCGAAAGTGATGATGGTAAATGGTGATCACAGGATAGGTATTTTTGCAAAGAGAGCCATTCAACCTGGTGAAGAATTGTTTTTCGATTACAG ATATGGACCAACGGAGCAATTAAAATTTGTCGGAATCGAGCGTGAAATGGAATTTTTATAA
- the E(z) gene encoding histone-lysine N-methyltransferase E(z) isoform X2 has translation MSKAKVSAEWRKRVKSEYMRLRQMKRYKRADEVKIAWNQNRKVMSELLIVEQKRWADGKAMWLAMQDIPAHVSCMKKAEVTSSDGDIQMCPVKIINAVTPIPTMYTWAPIQQNFMVEDETVLHNIPYMGDEILDQDGTFIEELIKNYDGKVHGDRESGFMDDSIFVDLVNALVQYEKEDKEREQTKKTKEKEDDKEKKDNSMKAEIKTEKSLEDVKSDGNPFPSMHIFNAISSMFPDKGRPEELKEKYIELTERLDPNVLPPECTPNIDGVNAKSVPREQTMHSFHTLFCRRCFKYDCFLHRLQVCHPGPNLQKRKGPDLKPFSEPCGSECYMHLEGMKEKLAAQAADAKDEESDEKRGGPRKVRKQASVDSGNEASSEDSNDSNKYSQGGSCQDFKQNVNKEAKSEGSMEDQAQPENQAPFTLLGLDKRVKIESELSWTGSEQSLFRALHKAFPGNPCALAQIMLTKTCQQVYQFAQKEASDIPAIENLKDFTPPRKKKKKHRLWSMHCRKIQLKKDSGANHVHNFAPCDHPGRQCDNSCPCIQAQNFCEKFCQCSSECQNRFPGCRCKAQCNTKQCPCYLAVRECDPDLCQTCGADQFHITKISCKNVSVQRGLHKHLLMAPSDVAGWGIFLKESAAKNEFISEYCGEIISQDEADRRGKVYDKYMCSFLFNLNNDFVVDATRKGNKIRFANHSINPNCYAKVMMVNGDHRIGIFAKRAIQPGEELFFDYRYGPTEQLKFVGIEREMEFL, from the exons ATGTCGAAAGCAAAAGTATCTGCAGAATGGAGGAAACGTGTAAAGTCCGAATACATGCGTTTACGTCAAATGAAGCGCTACAAACGGGCAGATGAAGTGAAGATAGCTTGGAATCAAAATCGTAAGGTTATGTCTG AACTTCTAATAGTTGAACAAAAGCGATGGGCAGATGGAAAGGCAATGTGGCTAGCTATGCAAGACATTCCAGCTCATGTCTCCTGCATGAAAAAGGCAGAGGTTACTAGTTCAGATGGAGATATACAAATGTGTCCTGTCAAAATTATTAATGCAGTTACTCCTATACCCACCATGTATACTTGGGCACCTATACAGCAAAACTTTATGGTTGAAGATGAAACAGTATTACATAATATACCATACATGGGAGATGAAATTTTAGACCAAGATGGTACATTTATTGAAGAACTAATAAAgaattacgatggaaag GTTCATGGTGACAGAGAATCCGGTTTCATGGATGATTCTATATTTGTGGATCTAGTAAATGCTTTAGTGCAATATGAAAAGGAAGACAAAGAAAGAGAACAAACAAAGAAAACAAAGGAGAAAGAGGACGATAAAGAGAAAAAGGACAATAGTATGAAAGCAGAGATTAAAACTGAAAAGTCACTGGAAGATGTTAAATCGGATGGAAATCCATTTCCTTCCATGCATATATTCAAT GCAATATCCAGTATGTTCCCTGACAAAGGAAGACCAGAGGAATTGAAGGAAAAGTACATAGAGCTCACGGAAAGATTAGATCCAAATGTTCTGCCACCAGAGTGTACGCCAAATATTGATGGAGTAAATGCTAAAAGCGTACCTCGAGAGCAAACGATGCATTCCTTTCATACCCTTTTTTGCAGAAGATGTTTCAAATATGATTGTTTTCTTCACC GTCTTCAAGTCTGTCATCCTGgaccaaatttacaaaaacgAAAAGGACCTGATCTGAAACCGTTTTCCGAACCGTGTGGATCAGAATGTTATATGCATTTG GAGGGGATGAAGGAAAAGCTCGCGGCTCAAGCGGCTGATGCGAAAGACGAGGAAAGCGACGAAAAACGCGGAGGCCCTAGAAAAGTACGAAAACAAGCGAGCGTAGATTCCGGGAACGAAGCGAGTAGCGAAGACAGTAACGATAGCAATAAGTATAGCCAAGGGGGTAGTTGTCAAG ATTTTAAACAAAATGTGAACAAAGAGGCCAAGTCCGAAGGATCGATGGAAGATCAAGCACAACCAGAGAATCAAGCACCGTTTACCCTTTTGGGTTTAGACAAACGAGTCAAAATAGAGAGCGAACTTTCATGGACTGGCTCGGAGCAAAGTTTATTCCGTGCTCTTCACAAAGCCTTTCCTGGCAATCCATGTGCCCTGGCACAAATCATGTTGACGAAAACTTGTCAACAAGTGTATCAATTTGCACAAAAGGAAGCTTCAGACATTCCTGCGATCGAAAACTTGAAAGATTTTACTCCGCcacgaaagaaaaagaaaaaacatcGACTTTGGTCGATGCACTGTAgaaaaatacaattgaagaagGATTCTG GTGCTAATCATGTTCACAATTTCGCGCCGTGCGATCACCCAGGTCGACAGTGTGATAATTCGTGTCCATGCATACAAGCTCAGAATTTCTGTGAGAAATTTTGTCAATGTAGCAGCGAATGTCAGAATCGATTTCCAGGATGTAGATGCAAAGCACAGTGTAACACGAAGCAATGCCCTTGTTATCTTGCTGTAAGGGAATGCGACCCAGACCTTTGTCAAACTTGTGGTGCAGATCAATTTCATATTACTAAAATATCTTGTAAGAATGTCAGCGTTCAGCGTGGTCTCC ACAAACATCTTCTGATGGCACCATCAGATGTAGCTGGATGGGGAATATTCCTTAAGGAATCCGCAGCAAAGAATGAATTTATCTCTGAGTACTGTGGTGAAATTATAAGTCAAGATGAAGCTGATAGAAGAGGCAAAGTATACGATAAATATATGTGCAGTTTTCTTTTCAATCTCAACAATG ACTTTGTCGTAGACGCTACACGAAAGGGTAATAAAATAAGATTTGCCAATCACTCGATCAATCCAAATTGTTATGCGAAAGTGATGATGGTAAATGGTGATCACAGGATAGGTATTTTTGCAAAGAGAGCCATTCAACCTGGTGAAGAATTGTTTTTCGATTACAG ATATGGACCAACGGAGCAATTAAAATTTGTCGGAATCGAGCGTGAAATGGAATTTTTATAA